The following proteins come from a genomic window of Paenibacillus spongiae:
- the pflA gene encoding pyruvate formate-lyase-activating protein gives MTGRIHSLETFGTLDGPGIRFVLFMQGCALRCRYCHNPDSWDNESGRRVEVEDILAEIEPYVDFYRLSGGGITVSGGEPSLQAPFVAKLFAAVKERWGLHTALDSSGFCDPAFAEELLRHTDLVLLDLKMMNREAHRELTTQPNDKILRFAEHLSAIGKAMWIRRVLVPGWTDSMDELRGLGRFIGKLRGVEKVEVLPYHRMGVYKWQELGREYLLEGCPEPTDKEIERAVYLIEEGRKSVHAQE, from the coding sequence ATGACCGGCCGCATTCATTCGCTCGAAACGTTCGGAACGCTCGATGGGCCGGGGATCCGCTTCGTGTTATTCATGCAAGGCTGCGCGCTGCGCTGCCGGTACTGTCATAACCCGGACTCGTGGGATAACGAGTCGGGCCGCCGCGTGGAGGTAGAGGATATTCTGGCTGAGATTGAGCCGTATGTCGATTTCTACCGCCTCTCCGGCGGCGGCATTACCGTATCGGGAGGGGAGCCTTCCCTGCAGGCGCCGTTCGTCGCGAAGCTGTTCGCCGCTGTCAAGGAACGCTGGGGACTGCACACCGCACTGGACAGCTCCGGCTTTTGCGACCCGGCCTTCGCGGAGGAGCTGCTGCGGCATACCGATCTCGTCTTGCTCGATCTGAAAATGATGAACCGGGAAGCCCACCGGGAGCTGACAACCCAGCCGAATGACAAAATACTTCGTTTTGCGGAGCATTTATCCGCGATAGGCAAAGCGATGTGGATCCGCCGCGTACTCGTACCCGGCTGGACCGACTCCATGGACGAGCTTCGCGGGCTGGGACGGTTTATCGGGAAACTGCGCGGTGTGGAGAAGGTTGAGGTGCTGCCGTATCACAGAATGGGCGTCTACAAATGGCAGGAGCTCGGACGCGAATACTTGCTGGAAGGCTGTCCGGAGCCTACGGACAAAGAGATTGAGCGTGCTGTTTATTTAATTGAAGAAGGGCGGAAAAGCGTTCACGCCCAGGAATAG
- a CDS encoding alpha/beta hydrolase yields the protein MRSSQFRMLDRPIHVYRWEPDIGVPITGIVQLVHGSCEHAGRYESFAEYLTGRGLVVFANDHRGHGQSAQNSEDFGYFGERDGWALMVDDLHHLTKLVREAYPGKRLTMLGHSMGSFMARHYAVKYGEGLDGLILTGTAHYGRLLLRLARLIAAWEVWSRGSRFKSTFLYRMTYQSFNHRFQPIRTDQDWLSRDQTIVDQFVADEHCGFIFTASGFRDMFDGLLFITDRTNISHTPKSLPTILLSGTDDPVGTYGKMVEEAYHAYRAAGLTDVTMKLYDGMRHEILNEIEREQVYDDIMKWLQAHRLLDQDAGHA from the coding sequence GTGAGAAGCTCCCAATTTCGAATGCTTGACCGCCCGATTCATGTCTATCGTTGGGAACCGGATATAGGCGTGCCTATTACGGGCATCGTACAGCTGGTTCATGGGTCCTGCGAGCACGCGGGGCGGTACGAATCATTCGCAGAATACTTGACAGGGCGAGGGCTCGTCGTGTTTGCCAATGATCACCGTGGGCACGGTCAGTCGGCTCAGAATAGTGAAGATTTCGGTTATTTTGGCGAGCGGGACGGCTGGGCTCTCATGGTGGATGATTTGCATCACCTGACCAAGCTGGTCAGGGAAGCCTATCCCGGCAAGAGATTAACGATGCTGGGCCATAGTATGGGCTCGTTCATGGCACGCCATTATGCCGTGAAATACGGAGAAGGCCTGGATGGATTGATCCTGACGGGGACCGCGCATTATGGCCGGCTGCTGCTTCGTCTGGCCCGATTGATTGCCGCATGGGAGGTCTGGTCCAGAGGCAGCCGTTTCAAGAGCACGTTTCTGTACCGGATGACGTATCAATCGTTCAATCACCGGTTCCAACCCATCAGAACCGATCAAGATTGGCTGTCGCGCGATCAAACGATAGTCGACCAATTCGTAGCCGATGAGCACTGCGGATTTATTTTCACGGCCAGCGGGTTTAGGGATATGTTCGACGGTTTGCTCTTTATCACCGATCGGACGAACATCAGCCATACGCCCAAATCGCTGCCGACCATACTGCTCTCCGGTACGGACGACCCGGTCGGAACTTATGGCAAGATGGTCGAGGAAGCTTATCATGCCTACCGTGCAGCCGGTTTAACCGATGTCACGATGAAGCTGTACGACGGCATGCGTCATGAGATTCTGAATGAAATCGAACGCGAGCAAGTCTATGACGATATCATGAAGTGGCTTCAAGCACATCGGTTATTGGATCAAGATGCCGGTCATGCGTAA
- a CDS encoding iron-containing redox enzyme family protein, producing MALADSQVVVESIDSIIQSELKRVKNENPFFLHFPQEKDPSYFVWCNNLYHLSKHFGELLKLRWERFPDVDHELFSSHYEEEKDHAEMLRKWMIDIGLDDPELHPANYETEHFISLQYRAVTAMDENLSLLIINSTSEGFAHAVYLHAYAILQKTGFTDLEYWAIHCEADEEHSDVYHLIQGMSEKQLEEAKHLVQYTCNTLDVMLASWFK from the coding sequence GTGGCTTTGGCAGATTCTCAAGTTGTCGTGGAGAGCATTGACTCCATTATCCAATCCGAACTGAAACGCGTCAAAAATGAAAATCCGTTCTTCCTTCACTTCCCGCAGGAGAAAGACCCTTCTTACTTTGTTTGGTGCAATAATCTCTATCACTTGTCCAAACATTTTGGCGAGCTGCTTAAGCTAAGATGGGAACGGTTCCCCGATGTCGATCACGAATTATTCTCCAGCCATTATGAGGAAGAGAAAGACCATGCGGAGATGCTTCGCAAATGGATGATCGATATCGGCCTTGACGACCCTGAGCTGCACCCTGCTAATTACGAAACCGAACATTTCATATCCCTGCAATACCGCGCTGTTACAGCCATGGATGAGAACCTGTCCTTGCTCATTATCAACAGCACAAGCGAAGGCTTCGCGCATGCGGTCTATTTGCACGCTTATGCGATTCTGCAGAAAACCGGCTTTACGGATCTCGAATATTGGGCGATCCATTGCGAAGCCGACGAAGAGCATAGCGACGTCTACCATCTGATTCAAGGCATGAGCGAGAAACAGCTGGAAGAAGCCAAGCATTTGGTCCAATATACGTGCAATACGCTTGATGTCATGCTGGCTTCCTGGTTCAAATAA
- a CDS encoding DUF4177 domain-containing protein yields the protein MLQTQWEYRTLKYKTGGFLGGKVNQEELDELLNSQGYEGWELISCFDTSMTQGQSKDLIMIFKRRV from the coding sequence ATGCTTCAAACGCAATGGGAATATCGTACACTCAAATATAAGACCGGTGGATTCCTCGGAGGAAAGGTAAATCAAGAGGAATTGGATGAACTGCTGAATTCGCAGGGCTATGAAGGCTGGGAGCTGATTTCTTGCTTTGATACAAGCATGACCCAAGGACAGTCCAAGGACCTTATTATGATCTTCAAACGGAGAGTCTAG
- the pflB gene encoding formate C-acetyltransferase, with amino-acid sequence MIETKSEQTQMNEAWREFRSGNWQTKIDVKNFIDTNLTPYYGDEAFLAGPTGNTTALWAKIMELTHAERANGGVLDVDVDTVSTIVSHGPGYLDQDKEKIVGVQTDEPFKRSVQPFGGIRMVADACEAYGFKLPEEMIRLFTDIRKTHNQGVFDAYTSEMKAARKAGIITGLPDAYGRGRIIGDYRRVALYGADRLIADKKEELAALEAELMSEDVIRLREELSEQIRSLSELKRMAAAYGSDISLPAATAREAVQWLYFAYLGAIKEQNGAAMSLGRVSSFLDIYFERDMKEGILTEQEAQEIVDHFVMKLRIVKFLRTPDYNELFSGDPTWVTESIGGMSLTGEPRVTKNSFRFLHTLYNLGPSPEPNLTVLWSPSLPDKFKAYCAKVSIETSSIQYENDELMRPYYGDDYGIACCVSAMRIGKQMQFFGARANLAKALLYAINGGVDEVHGTQVGPAMKAIDADILDYEEVSKAYDAVLEWLAKLYMNTLNVIHYMHDKYCYERLEMALHDRDIVRTMACGIAGLSVVADSLSAIRYAKVKPIRNEKGIAVDFEIEGDYPQYGNNDERVDKIAVDLVESFMHKLNKHKPYRNAVPTMSVLTITSNVVYGKKTGTTPDGRQAGQPFAPGANPMHGRDRKGALASLASVAKLPYACSLDGISNTFSIVPKALGREEGVRALNLVSLLDGYASLGGHHLNVNVFNREQLLDAMEHPENYPQLTIRVSGYAVNFIKLTREQQLDVINRTFHGAV; translated from the coding sequence ATGATCGAAACAAAGTCAGAGCAAACGCAAATGAACGAAGCATGGCGGGAATTCCGTTCGGGTAACTGGCAAACGAAGATCGATGTTAAAAACTTTATTGATACGAACCTGACCCCCTATTACGGGGACGAAGCCTTCCTTGCCGGACCAACCGGAAATACGACGGCACTGTGGGCGAAGATTATGGAGCTCACCCACGCGGAGCGGGCTAATGGCGGCGTTCTCGATGTGGACGTCGATACCGTCTCGACGATCGTATCGCACGGTCCGGGCTACCTGGATCAAGATAAGGAAAAGATTGTCGGCGTTCAAACAGATGAGCCGTTCAAGCGTTCGGTACAGCCGTTCGGCGGAATCCGCATGGTGGCGGATGCTTGCGAAGCATACGGGTTCAAGCTGCCGGAAGAGATGATCCGGCTGTTTACCGATATTCGCAAGACGCATAACCAGGGCGTGTTCGATGCGTATACGTCCGAGATGAAGGCAGCGCGCAAAGCAGGGATCATCACCGGCCTGCCCGACGCTTACGGCCGCGGCCGCATTATCGGCGATTACCGCCGGGTTGCGCTGTATGGAGCGGACCGGCTCATTGCGGACAAGAAAGAGGAGCTGGCCGCACTGGAAGCGGAGCTCATGTCCGAAGACGTCATCCGTCTAAGGGAAGAACTGTCGGAACAAATCCGCAGCTTAAGCGAACTGAAGCGGATGGCGGCTGCATACGGCAGCGATATTTCTCTCCCGGCTGCAACGGCGCGCGAAGCTGTACAATGGCTGTACTTTGCCTATCTCGGGGCGATCAAGGAGCAGAACGGCGCGGCTATGAGTCTCGGACGCGTATCGAGCTTCCTGGATATTTATTTCGAGCGGGACATGAAAGAAGGCATTCTGACCGAACAGGAAGCCCAGGAGATCGTTGATCACTTCGTCATGAAGCTGCGTATTGTGAAATTTCTGCGCACGCCCGACTATAACGAGCTGTTCAGCGGTGATCCGACATGGGTGACCGAATCGATCGGGGGCATGTCGCTAACGGGCGAGCCGCGCGTAACGAAGAATTCGTTCCGCTTCCTGCACACGCTCTACAATTTGGGTCCGTCGCCGGAACCGAATCTGACGGTACTCTGGTCGCCCAGCCTGCCGGATAAGTTCAAGGCTTATTGCGCCAAAGTATCGATCGAGACCAGCTCTATCCAATACGAGAACGACGAGCTGATGCGTCCGTATTACGGGGACGATTATGGCATAGCATGCTGCGTATCGGCGATGCGCATCGGGAAGCAGATGCAGTTCTTCGGTGCCCGTGCAAACTTGGCCAAGGCATTGCTGTACGCCATTAACGGTGGCGTGGACGAGGTACACGGCACTCAGGTCGGTCCTGCTATGAAGGCGATCGATGCGGACATTCTCGATTACGAAGAGGTGTCGAAGGCGTACGACGCCGTCCTGGAATGGCTGGCGAAGCTGTATATGAATACGTTAAACGTCATCCATTACATGCATGATAAATACTGCTACGAACGTCTCGAGATGGCGCTGCACGACCGCGATATCGTCCGCACGATGGCTTGCGGGATCGCCGGCTTGTCGGTCGTGGCAGATTCGCTAAGCGCGATCCGTTATGCGAAAGTAAAGCCAATCCGCAACGAGAAAGGAATCGCAGTCGATTTTGAGATTGAAGGCGATTATCCGCAATACGGGAATAACGACGAACGGGTCGACAAAATCGCGGTCGATCTTGTCGAATCGTTCATGCACAAGCTGAACAAGCATAAACCGTACCGCAATGCGGTGCCGACAATGTCTGTCCTGACGATCACCTCTAACGTCGTATACGGCAAAAAAACGGGTACGACGCCAGACGGGCGTCAAGCCGGCCAGCCGTTTGCGCCAGGCGCGAATCCGATGCATGGCCGGGACCGCAAGGGAGCGCTGGCATCGCTCGCTTCGGTAGCGAAGCTGCCGTACGCCTGCAGCCTGGACGGCATCTCGAACACCTTCTCGATCGTACCGAAGGCGCTCGGCAGGGAAGAAGGCGTCCGTGCACTCAATCTCGTATCGCTGCTTGACGGATACGCATCTCTAGGCGGGCATCATCTGAACGTGAACGTCTTCAACCGCGAGCAGCTGCTTGACGCGATGGAGCATCCGGAGAACTATCCGCAGCTGACGATCCGCGTATCCGGCTATGCCGTCAACTTTATTAAGCTGACCCGCGAGCAGCAGCTCGACGTGATCAATCGTACGTTCCACGGTGCGGTATGA
- a CDS encoding MFS transporter, translating into MLSDMKRFLQVKGAMWLLLTLFCYGIGTGILAPMNSIYLSESIGLSKGQVVSVFAASLLLNMTTTMIVGIWSDRLKSRKLLAMCAAALCMLGLLLYLRADTYWSALIGMCIAVAPSGLIMGQLFAMSRNHFVRLASDIVEMAQIWLRAGLSIGFFVGLLIGANLYLLATFQGVLWGNMTGYAALFLLLLFYKEYTGETVKAEARTGEPFSMLMLVALFMLACADAIRGLYLPLVVKDLFGRPELMSYIWSIQAVFELLFMTIAGYWAAKYGSKRIILLGGVGAFITYAVYASSAALPVFFIVQPVYSFFVSILYGVAMGYVQRMFVNRTGFGSSLYVFISLSASLLGYMFPLLISGYNPIIFVIPLCLVSASMLLILFVLRIEKRQIAGISSGI; encoded by the coding sequence GTGCTGTCCGACATGAAACGGTTTCTACAGGTCAAAGGTGCAATGTGGCTGCTGCTAACATTATTTTGTTACGGGATCGGAACCGGCATTCTGGCACCTATGAATTCCATCTACCTTAGCGAAAGCATCGGATTATCCAAAGGTCAAGTTGTATCCGTATTCGCCGCATCCTTGCTGCTCAATATGACGACAACGATGATTGTCGGCATCTGGAGCGACCGATTGAAGAGCAGGAAGCTGCTGGCCATGTGCGCTGCAGCATTGTGTATGCTCGGGTTACTGCTCTATCTTCGCGCGGATACTTACTGGTCGGCGCTTATCGGCATGTGCATCGCGGTAGCCCCCTCCGGATTAATCATGGGACAGCTGTTTGCGATGTCACGGAATCATTTTGTCCGGCTGGCATCCGATATTGTCGAGATGGCCCAAATATGGCTGCGGGCAGGTCTGAGCATCGGTTTCTTCGTCGGCCTGTTGATCGGGGCGAACTTATATTTGCTCGCGACCTTCCAAGGCGTATTATGGGGCAATATGACCGGATATGCTGCACTATTCTTGCTGCTGTTGTTTTATAAGGAATATACGGGAGAGACGGTAAAGGCTGAAGCGAGAACAGGAGAGCCGTTCTCCATGCTCATGCTGGTCGCATTGTTCATGCTGGCATGCGCGGATGCGATTCGGGGTCTATACCTGCCGTTGGTCGTCAAGGACTTGTTCGGACGTCCGGAGCTCATGTCATACATATGGAGCATTCAAGCCGTATTCGAGCTGTTGTTTATGACGATTGCGGGTTATTGGGCGGCAAAGTACGGCAGTAAACGGATTATTCTGCTCGGGGGCGTGGGTGCTTTCATTACTTATGCTGTCTATGCGTCATCCGCCGCTTTGCCGGTCTTCTTCATCGTACAGCCTGTCTACTCCTTCTTCGTCTCGATATTATACGGAGTAGCTATGGGGTACGTACAGCGCATGTTCGTCAATCGCACCGGCTTCGGCTCCAGTTTGTATGTTTTTATATCGTTATCGGCCTCTCTGTTAGGCTACATGTTCCCGCTTCTTATAAGCGGTTATAATCCGATTATCTTCGTCATCCCGTTATGCTTGGTATCCGCATCCATGCTGCTGATTCTGTTCGTGCTCCGGATCGAGAAGAGGCAGATCGCCGGCATTTCGAGCGGAATCTAG
- a CDS encoding DUF1697 domain-containing protein produces the protein MKSYVAWLRGINVSGQKLIKMDHLKMIFESLQLSSVTTYIQSGNVLFLSDDLDTEALTLRIEKGLYEALGYEVPVIIRTVEELESVIANNPYDLNAFTEKDKLYVTFLSKKPSPEAVEALMAFQNEIDEFHIQDREVYILVHSSYGKTLFSNNFIEKKLRVSGTTRNWATINKMISLHRNRKG, from the coding sequence ATGAAAAGCTACGTCGCATGGCTGCGCGGCATTAATGTAAGCGGCCAAAAGCTGATCAAGATGGATCATTTGAAAATGATATTCGAATCTTTACAGTTGAGCAGCGTCACGACATATATACAGAGCGGTAACGTCCTCTTCCTATCGGACGACCTGGATACGGAGGCATTAACCCTTCGTATCGAAAAAGGGCTGTATGAGGCGCTTGGTTACGAGGTTCCTGTAATCATCCGAACCGTTGAGGAGCTGGAATCCGTCATCGCTAATAATCCTTACGACCTGAATGCGTTCACAGAGAAGGATAAGCTGTATGTGACTTTCTTATCGAAAAAGCCGTCACCCGAAGCAGTCGAAGCCTTGATGGCATTCCAGAACGAAATTGACGAGTTTCATATCCAGGATCGGGAAGTTTATATACTCGTTCATTCAAGCTATGGCAAAACGTTATTCTCTAATAACTTCATTGAGAAAAAGCTGCGTGTTTCGGGAACGACGCGAAACTGGGCCACAATTAACAAAATGATTAGCCTTCATCGTAATCGAAAGGGCTGA
- the rpoD gene encoding RNA polymerase sigma factor RpoD has protein sequence MNDLDGLSLPPGMKNSDPVRMYLKDIGRVPLLSAEDEVMLAKRIEQGDEEAKKRLMEANLRLVVSIARRYVGHGMLFLDLIQEGNTGLIKAVNKFDYKRGFKFSTYATWWIRQAITRAIADQGRTIRIPVHMIETINKLNRTARKLLQSLGREPSYEEIAQEMDIEADKVRSIMKMAQEPVSLDTPVGEENDSKLSDFIEDHEMMTPVESASYELLKEQLSLVLDSLTEREEGVLRLRFGIDDGRTRTLEEVGQHFGVTRERIRQIEAKALRKLRHPSRSRQLKDFLD, from the coding sequence ATGAACGACTTGGATGGCCTGTCGCTGCCGCCCGGAATGAAGAACAGCGATCCGGTTCGCATGTATTTGAAGGATATCGGAAGGGTTCCGCTCCTCTCAGCCGAAGACGAAGTCATGCTGGCCAAGCGGATTGAGCAAGGGGATGAAGAGGCGAAGAAACGACTGATGGAAGCGAATCTCCGTCTGGTCGTCAGCATTGCCAGAAGGTATGTCGGACACGGCATGCTGTTTCTTGACTTGATCCAGGAAGGCAATACGGGCTTAATCAAAGCAGTCAATAAGTTCGACTATAAGAGAGGGTTTAAATTCAGCACGTACGCGACATGGTGGATCCGTCAAGCGATTACCCGCGCGATCGCCGATCAAGGGCGTACGATCCGGATTCCTGTTCATATGATCGAGACGATCAACAAGCTTAACCGCACCGCCCGCAAGCTGCTGCAGTCGCTTGGACGCGAACCGAGCTATGAGGAAATTGCCCAGGAGATGGATATCGAAGCGGATAAGGTTCGCAGTATTATGAAGATGGCCCAGGAGCCCGTCTCGCTCGATACGCCGGTCGGTGAAGAGAATGATTCGAAATTGTCCGACTTTATCGAAGATCACGAAATGATGACTCCCGTTGAATCGGCGTCATATGAACTGCTTAAAGAACAGCTAAGCCTTGTGCTTGATTCTCTAACCGAGAGGGAAGAGGGCGTACTTCGCTTGCGTTTCGGAATCGATGACGGACGGACCCGGACGCTGGAGGAAGTCGGCCAGCATTTCGGCGTGACGCGCGAGCGAATTCGTCAGATCGAAGCCAAAGCGCTGCGTAAGCTGAGACATCCAAGCCGCAGCCGGCAGCTGAAAGATTTTTTGGACTAA
- a CDS encoding NUDIX hydrolase, producing the protein MVQLSEFPVLAGPMNWGVITSQFTLEQVSNETLISNISMIPTVGDRYVMMKLDTGAWELAGGTLKPNEAYLDALRREIREELGADLKSYTIIGHFRCSSKADRPYLPHIPHPSFIRLVGYGEVTITGDPLNPPDGEKVVTVEVVTIHEAVRRFEQINRLDLAELYRLVHEIRMAV; encoded by the coding sequence ATGGTGCAATTAAGCGAATTTCCAGTGTTGGCTGGTCCAATGAATTGGGGAGTCATCACTTCACAATTTACGTTAGAGCAAGTATCGAATGAAACGTTAATCAGCAATATCAGCATGATTCCTACTGTAGGGGATCGGTATGTGATGATGAAGCTGGATACCGGGGCTTGGGAGCTTGCGGGAGGGACGTTGAAGCCGAACGAAGCTTATCTCGACGCATTGCGCAGAGAAATACGGGAAGAGCTTGGGGCGGATTTGAAGTCCTACACGATCATCGGGCATTTCAGATGCAGCTCTAAGGCGGACCGGCCCTATTTGCCGCACATTCCACACCCGTCCTTTATCCGGCTTGTCGGCTACGGCGAAGTTACCATAACAGGCGATCCGTTGAATCCGCCAGACGGAGAGAAGGTCGTTACCGTGGAGGTCGTCACAATTCATGAAGCGGTTCGCAGATTTGAACAAATTAACCGACTGGACCTTGCAGAATTATATCGGCTCGTTCACGAGATTAGAATGGCGGTTTAA
- a CDS encoding manganese-dependent inorganic pyrophosphatase, whose translation MEKVLIFGHKNPDTDTICSAIAYADLKSKLGLNVEPVRLGSVNGETQFALDKFQVEAPRLVETVANEAKEVILVDHNERQQSANDIDQVRVIEVIDHHRIANFETSHPLYYRCEPVGCTATILNKMYKENGIAIDKPIAGLMLSAIISDSLLFKSPTCTEQDVAAARELAEIAGVNADSYGLDMLKAGADLSDKSIAQLISLDAKEFQMGSYKVEIAQVNAVDTSDVLVKQAELETALNGIIEEKGLDLFVFVVTDILNNDSVALALGRTANAVEKAYNVSLDDNKALLKGVVSRKSQIVPVLTETLTKM comes from the coding sequence ATGGAAAAAGTACTTATTTTCGGTCATAAGAACCCTGATACCGATACAATCTGTTCGGCTATCGCTTATGCGGATTTGAAATCCAAACTGGGCTTGAACGTTGAGCCAGTCCGTCTTGGAAGCGTCAACGGGGAGACTCAATTTGCTTTGGACAAGTTCCAAGTCGAGGCGCCGCGTCTTGTTGAAACGGTAGCTAACGAAGCGAAAGAAGTCATCCTTGTCGACCACAACGAGCGTCAACAAAGTGCCAATGATATCGATCAGGTGCGTGTTATCGAAGTGATCGATCATCACCGGATCGCTAATTTCGAAACTAGCCATCCCCTATACTATCGTTGCGAGCCTGTAGGCTGTACGGCGACGATTCTTAATAAAATGTACAAAGAGAACGGCATTGCAATCGATAAGCCGATTGCCGGGCTGATGCTGTCCGCCATAATTTCCGATTCCCTGCTGTTTAAATCGCCGACCTGTACGGAGCAAGACGTAGCCGCTGCTCGCGAGCTGGCGGAAATTGCCGGCGTGAATGCAGATAGCTACGGTCTGGATATGCTGAAAGCAGGCGCCGATCTGAGCGACAAATCGATCGCGCAGCTGATTTCCCTGGATGCGAAAGAATTCCAAATGGGCAGCTATAAAGTTGAAATCGCGCAAGTGAACGCTGTCGATACGAGCGATGTGCTGGTTAAGCAAGCCGAGCTGGAAACAGCGCTTAACGGCATCATTGAAGAAAAGGGCTTGGACCTGTTCGTATTCGTAGTGACCGATATCTTGAACAACGATTCCGTTGCCCTGGCGTTAGGACGTACGGCGAATGCCGTTGAGAAAGCTTACAACGTTTCGCTGGATGATAACAAAGCGCTTCTGAAGGGCGTTGTTTCCCGCAAATCGCAAATCGTACCTGTGTTGACCGAAACATTAACCAAAATGTAA
- a CDS encoding lactonase family protein has protein sequence MTAKQKPLYIFTGSYAEPDNSSVYVYAFNEEDGQLTLLDQTGGLKNPTFLDVDPERQLLYAIGEQQTPDGSKTAEVAAFAIDGQTGALSLLNRQQSVPASTCHIQRDPLHPLLVVSSYHGGMIGLVSLKADGQVGELLDMKQHEGHSVHPNQDRPHPHSAFFSPDGRYVFIQDLGIDRIRTYSIDAERGLLNYHGEVEQQPGAGPRHLAFYPDGQYAFVINELNSSITSYSYDAERGQLTPVETVPTLPADYTGNNSCAEIAVSEDGRFVYGSNRGHDSLVVYAFNAETGKLALVEHVSVEGSHPRHFALTPGGHYLIAANRDTNNIVTFRVDKESGKLHYTGNSVHASKPVCVRPVRLG, from the coding sequence ATGACAGCAAAGCAGAAGCCATTATACATCTTCACCGGATCCTATGCTGAACCTGATAACAGCAGCGTATATGTGTACGCCTTCAATGAGGAAGACGGACAGCTCACGCTCCTTGATCAAACCGGAGGATTGAAGAATCCGACCTTCCTTGATGTCGATCCGGAGCGTCAACTTCTCTACGCGATCGGCGAACAGCAAACGCCGGACGGAAGCAAAACAGCGGAGGTTGCAGCCTTCGCGATCGACGGTCAGACAGGTGCGTTAAGCCTCTTGAACCGTCAGCAGAGCGTTCCCGCTTCCACCTGCCATATTCAACGAGACCCGCTTCATCCGCTGCTCGTCGTATCCAGCTATCATGGCGGCATGATTGGACTCGTATCCTTGAAGGCGGACGGTCAAGTAGGTGAATTGCTTGATATGAAGCAGCATGAAGGGCATAGCGTTCATCCGAACCAGGATCGGCCTCATCCGCATTCGGCGTTCTTCAGCCCGGATGGCCGTTACGTATTTATTCAAGATTTAGGCATCGACCGCATTCGTACGTATTCCATCGATGCGGAGCGCGGCCTGCTGAATTACCATGGCGAGGTTGAACAGCAACCGGGGGCAGGACCGCGGCATCTCGCTTTCTATCCGGACGGCCAATATGCTTTCGTTATCAATGAGTTGAATTCTTCCATCACGAGCTATTCATATGATGCCGAACGGGGGCAGCTGACGCCCGTTGAGACGGTTCCGACACTGCCGGCGGATTACACGGGGAACAACTCCTGCGCGGAGATTGCCGTTTCCGAGGACGGGAGATTCGTATATGGATCCAATCGGGGCCATGACAGCCTCGTCGTCTACGCATTTAACGCCGAGACGGGCAAGCTTGCGCTGGTGGAGCATGTATCTGTAGAAGGCAGCCATCCCCGCCACTTCGCGCTTACGCCGGGCGGTCACTATTTGATTGCGGCGAACCGCGATACGAACAATATCGTTACCTTCCGGGTAGATAAGGAGTCCGGGAAGCTTCACTATACAGGAAACAGCGTTCACGCATCCAAGCCTGTATGCGTACGTCCCGTACGGCTCGGCTAG